In a genomic window of Amblyomma americanum isolate KBUSLIRL-KWMA chromosome 4, ASM5285725v1, whole genome shotgun sequence:
- the LOC144130368 gene encoding uncharacterized protein LOC144130368 — protein sequence MSATDQLSHVAYHRMLEDLLQDTDDKDDLNHKQSCIGDGECDTAPDYLDVQQAGDELVHSGGDVGADAADDGFEVSGSVVAARHGSAVSCCCGDNRGFNSRDTQRDDMSGVMVATGGRFPCLHIGLTGLRASRRYFLALDFVEVGGASENGLSPYNYTEPYYAPRPNNLPGKQWMSGVLYFSLNSIANGRLQEGGTTLEVGGEYEPTLRLLELRDDQWPSGSSAMRFPLRGTAFLVVSLSSEVRTSRTALANEFLLVRRSEMTRSPCASQRQQQQPHEQHQPQDSFRKSPPSRGVFLEPSAASPTTLQQPDWRRLLELRAGSRQVATAAASRSLLAGSGESRSHGLQALPTAQELLSTSSGAVYSKPVVHDHFSGGVWKSLPAQPSAQLPHQHCHQHGHQHPVGAGAWHSSTARHNPLAPGAHMEMGAAPLQGIQHGREAFSSLLHQRQQRSISPQQPRSVPSNFANGARSGAVFQPAADHRPVLPPFCPTAATAHALQECWTRSAPRTAATAAMMRLNYDLLPASYLQWLALAKNSMARPSTTAASAWTAALDHDQQPQHQPKQDLGVQAACFTTPPGEEEPEQDSGDTVRSSSASPVAPFSAPRPAMYYSSSPASTLSPP from the exons ATGAGTGCGACGGATCAGCTATCGCACGTTGCGTACCACAGAATGCTGGAGGACCTATTGCAGGACACCGACGACAAGGATGACCTCAACCACAAGCAAAGTTGCATAGGTGATGGCGAATGTGATACCGCGCCCGATTACCTGGATGTGCAGCAAGCCGGCGATGAGCTCGTGCACAGCGGAGGCGATGTCGGAGCCGACGCAGCGGACGACGGGTTTGAAGTCTCCGGAAGCGTGGTAGCAGCGCGTCATGGGTCGGCGGTGAGCTGCTGCTGTGGTGACAACCGGGGCTTCAACTCCCGAGACACCCAGAGGGACGACATGTCCGGCGTAATGGTGGCCACAGGCGGTAG ATTCCCCTGTCTTCACATCGGCCTGACGGGGCTCCGAGCCAGCAGGAGGTACTTCCTGGCCCTGGACTTTGTGGAAGTGGGTGGCGCCAGCGAAAACGGGCTCTCCCCTTATAATTACACCG AGCCGTACTACGCTCCGCGGCCGAACAACCTGCCAGGGAAGCAGTGGATGAGCGGCGTGCTCTACTTCAGCCTCAACTCAATCGCGAACGGCCGGCTGCAGGAGGGCGGC ACCACACTGGAGGTTGGCGGCGAGTACGAGCCCACTCTGCGCCTGCTAGAGCTCCGCGACGACCAGTGGCCCTCGGGAAGCTCGGCCATGCGTTTTCCGCTGCGGGGCACCGCCTTCCTCGTGGTCTCCCTCAGCAGTGAG GTTCGCACGAGCAGAACGGCTCTGGCCAACGAGTTCCTGCTCGTCAGAAGGTCCGAGATGACTAg AAGTCCTTGCGCCTCTCAGCGCCAGCAGCAACAGCCTCATGAGCAGCACCAGCCGCAAGATTCTTTCCGAAAGAGCCCTCCCTCGCGGGGCGTATTTCTGGAGCCGTCTGCCGCGTCACCAACTACGCTGCAGCAGCCCGACTGGCGGAGGCTGCTAGAACTACGTGCGGGAAGTCGGCAGGTCGCCACCGCCGCAGCCAGTAGGTCGCTACTTGCGGGGAGCGGAGAATCAAGGTCACACGGTCTGCAG GCATTGCCGACGGCCCAAGAACTGCTGTCCACGAGCAGCGGGGCCGTGTACTCCAAGCCCGTGGTGCACGACCACTTCTCAGGCGGCGTGTGGAAGTCCCTGCCCGCCCAGCCATCGGCGCAGCTGCCTCACCAGCACTGCCACCAGCACGGCCACCAGCACCCGGTCGGCGCCGGAGCATGGCACTCTTCCACGGCTAGGCACAACCCCTTGGCACCGGGGGCTCACATGGAAATGGGCGCCGCCCCGCTACAGGGAATACAGCATGGTCGGGAG GCGTTCTCGTCTCTGCTGCACCAGCGTCAGCAGCGCAGCATTTCCCCGCAGCAGCCGAGGTCCGTGCCATCGAACTTCGCCAACGGCGCGCGAAGTGGTGCCGTGTTCCAGCCTGCGGCCGACCACCGCCCCGTGCTTCCGCCGTTCTGTCCGACGgccgcgactgcgcatgcgctgcaagaGTGCTGGACCCGCAGCGCGCCGCGCACCGCGGCCACGGCAGCTATGATGCGCCTCAACTACGACCTGCTGCCGGCCAGCTACCTGCAATGGTTGGCACTCGCCAAGAACAGCATGGCCAGGCCGTCTACGACTGCAGCATCCG CCTGGACCGCTGCCCTGGACCACGACCAGCAGCCACAGCATCAGCCCAAGCAGGACCTGGGCGTGCAGGCAGCTTGCTTCACCACGCCGCCTGGGGAGGAGGAGCCTGAGCAGGACAGCGGGGACACAGTGCGCTCGAGCTCCGCCTCCCCCGTGGCGCCGTTCAGCGCGCCTCGTCCGGCCATGTATTATTCGTCCTCGCCTGCCAGCACCTTGTCGCCGCCTTGA